In Myxococcales bacterium, the DNA window GGCCACTGCGAGCGCCGGCAAGAACGCGAGGTCAACGACGGCGGGCAGCGGGCGCGGGAGTCGATCGGACAGCAGCACCGCGACGCGCCCGAGCAGCCAGAGCAGTGCCAGCACGCCGAGCGGGGCGCCGACCACCGTCTCGCGAGACGTCCAGTTGCTGATCGCAGTCAGCAAGAATCCCGCGATGGTCGCCAGCGCGAACCCGAACAGCATCTCGTGTGCGTGCCAGAACGTTCCCCCCAGGTACTCGTTGGGCGCGAGCACTCCGTTCAACACGAGCAGCCAGATCGGCAAAAAAAGCGCCCCGTACAACCCAGCCAAAAGGAAGAACGGACGGAACCCCTTCGACAAGAGCGCCCACTTCACGCCGGCCTCGGCGACCGGCTTGTCGTGGAGCAGGGAGCGTTGCACGGGCCTCCATCTAGCGCCGCCGACGCCCCGCGCCAACCCCGAACCAAGACGACGTTCGACCGGGCGTGCCGCTTGCGACATTGGCCACTTCGACCTATGTCACGGAGCATGCGCACAACGTGGAGCATCGCCCTCGTGGTCCTCTCGCTGAGCGGCACGGCCGGTGCACACGGCGCGACCGTGTACGAGGTGTACATCCACGACGGGTTCTACGCGCGACTGGGCGCAGGTCCCGGCTACGTGCTCGGCAAGAGCGAGCCCGACCAGGGTACCGGCAAGCAGGACATCGGGGGCTTCGCGCTCTCGACCGAGCTCGCGTTCGGCGGCACAATCTCGCCGGGCCTCGTGATCGGGGGCGGCAGTTACTCGATGGTGGTACCGGGCCCGACGTATTCGTCCGACGCGGGCCCCGATGTGGATGTCGGAACCCACCACGTCTCAGGCTTCGGGCCTTTCGTGGACTACTACGTCGATCCCCGCCGCGGCCTACACTTCCAAGCAGCGCTGCTCTTGAGTGGCGTCTACATCCAGAAGAAGGACCAGCAAGAGTCGGCTTCGGGTTTTGGATTCGGCGCCATGGCAGGCGCGGGTTACGAGCTCTGGGTGGGCCACGAATGGAGCATCGGACCGCTCTTGCGCGTCACGTTGTACAACAATGCCATCGAGGGCAGCGACAGCGGTGGAAAGGCGACCCTGCGCCTGTTCGTTCCGTCGCTGCTCTTCGGCGCGACGTATCACTGAGCTAGGGAAGCGTAGCGTCGCAAGCGCACCACCCAGAGCGGGGCTAGAAGCGCCGGCAGCGCCAGAAGATCACCCGCGTCACGAGCCAGCGCAACGCGATGGACCCCGGGCAAGCTCCGCCCGCGCAACACCTCCAGCAGTGCAACGAACGGCCACTGCACGAGACCCAGTCCCACGCGGAAGACCTCAGCACCGAGGGGGCTCAGCTTGATCCAGGCGAACGCCACACCGGTTACGACGACGGCGCCCACGGCCAGCCAGCGTCGCGCCCGCTCGCCCGGGGGGCGAGCACCCAGCGCGAGCTCGCACGCCGCGTAGAGCACCAGCGGAAAACACACCAGACCCGCGACGTCCGAGAGTTTGCCCGTGACGAAACCAGGGAACCGCGCCTTGAACACGTGGTCGTTCAGCAGCAGGAGGGCGAGGGAAACGAGCGTGAGCGGGTGCAGCAACACCTCACCCGGTACCGGTACAGCGTCCGCGGCTGCTCGGCGCGCGTCCGCCCGCACATCGGCGGCGGGAGTCACCGGCAGCCACCGCACGACGAGCTCACGTTGCGCTCTCCACCAACCTGAGGTGGGTTCGACCATCGGGCGAGGCCTGTTTGTCGAGGACGATGCTCAGGGGCTCGGTCGACAGCGGCAGGTGCTGGTTCTTGGCGTAGACCGGATGTTTGCCGTGTTTGCGCGACCACTCCGCGACGCTGGCTGTGCGATACATCTTCTCGACCACCTGCCGCCAACCGACGCCGGTGTTGTAGGCGCAGAACGAGATCTCACCGAGCTGGGTACCGTAAGGGATGATGCACATCTCGGTCCGCCGAAAATCGTAGTTGAAGAGATCTTGGAAGTGCATGCCTGCGACGAACAAGAAACGCCAGTCGAACTCCCGCGCGTCGCCCTCGCTGGCACCCACGCGATCCCCGCGCGCGCCCATTTGTGAGAGCACCTGCCGGATCAGCGTCGAGAGCGTGAAGCCGGGCGGCGCCTTCTCGGGCCGGAAGTTCCGCAAGAGCGCCACACCAACCTCCGCGAGCGTGGCCTTCTTGCCCTGGCCGGCGTCGGCGATCACGACCAGGTCCCGGAGCAACTGCGGCAGGTCCACGAGCTCCGCCACCGGCACCATCTGTTTGGTGCGTTTGTTGACGAGCAGTACCGTGCCGATCCCGCAATCCGGGTGGCAGCCACACTTGAGCGAACCAAACTCCGCGTCCGCGCCCAGCATCTGGTCCAGAATGTCGCTGAAGGGGTTCATGGCCGAGAGCGGGAACCAATCTCTGAGCGGCTCCGTGATGCCAAGTTGAGCTCGCAGGCCGTGGGCCAGGTGACTCAGGGTGTAACGCTGCTTCTTACGGGTCTCGTCGTCGACGTCCTCGTCCCGCCCCGTGAAGCTGACTGGCTGGAACGAGACGACGGTGACCTTGTCGGCGTTGTCGATGGCGAACTTCACGATGCGCCCGACCTCTTGGTCGTTCACTCCGCCCACGATGGTGACCACCAGCACGACGTCGATGCCCGCCGCAGCCAGGTTCTCGATGGCGCGCAGCTTCACGTCGTAGAGATTGCCGATCTTGCGGTGGGCGTTCTGCTCGTTGCCGATGCCATCGAACTGGAGGTACGCCAGCCGCAAGCCGTTCGCCTTGGCTTGCCGGCAGAACTCCGGTTCCTGCGCGAAACGGATGCCGTTGGTCGCGCACTGCACGCAGAAATATCCAACATCCCGCGCGTAGCGGACCGAGTCGAGGAACGCCGGGTGCAACGTCGGCTCGCCACCGGAGAACTGCACGCTCATCTGCCGCCGGGGTTTCACACTCAGAGCGTCGTCCAGGATGCGTTTCACGTCCGCGAGCTCCAGCTCGTGCACGTAGCCGACCTGGTTCGCGTCCATGAAACATGGCTCACACATCATGTTGCAGCGATTGGTCAGATCGACGGTCAGCACCGAGCCGCGCCCGTACTTGATGCTCGAGCTGCCGTGGTCGCGCAGGCTGCTCTTGGGTGCGAGGAAATCGCGACCGGGGAACAGGCCCTCGATGCGCGACAGGAACTGGACGTCGACGCTGAGCACCTCCTCGAAGGCGCCGTGTTTGGGGCATTCCTTCAGCATCAGGACGCGCCCGTGGCGCACCACGATGTCTGCCGGGATCTCACCGGGATGCTGGTGCAGCACATCGATGGGTTTTTGGCCGGCGAGCACGGCGGCCCGCACTTCCTTGACGCAGGTCGGACACAGCGAGTCGGTGCGCCGGGGAAAGCCGAGCTCCGGGAACGAGCGGTCGTTGCCGCGGATGAGCGGCGCTGGGGCCCAGGCCGGCTGTTTCGGGGCGCCCTTCGCCCAGGCGTTGTACGCCTCGATGGCGGGCCAGAGGGTGGTCGCAGCCGAGCTGACCCAGGTCGTCGCGCGACGGCCGACCGCGGGCAGGAGAGTACTGAAGTGCATGGGTCGCGGGAGCGTATCAGACGTCGGCGCCGGCCCGCGCGTTCAGCCGGGCTTCCGCCCCGAGATCAGGTAACCCATCGTGCCGCCGGCCTGGTGCTCCTTGCCCGCACGGATCGCCGCGGCGACCTCGCGGAAGCCGTCGAGACCAATCTGCCACAGCCGCTCGAACTCCAGCTCGCTTCCGCCACCTGCCAGGAAAAACCGCCGCGTCTCCTCGCGCCCCCAGCACCAGAAGTCGCGCGCCTCCCAGTCGAGGATTTGGTTCCGCAGTACCTCCTGGGCGCGGCCCGCGTAGGGCGGGAACAAGGGTGACGGCCGGTCGTTCATGTGCACCTCGATCTCGGTCAGACCGAGCTCGGCGGCGTAACCAGGGATCAGCTCGCCGATCGAGTCGTTGCCCTCGCCAAGCTTCTCCTTGCCCCGCGTCGCGGTGAGGTAGAGCCGCACGAGATCGAGGAGCTGCTCGATGGGGGCGGAGAAGTGTGTGCTGCCGAGCACCAACGTGTTCGCCATGTTGTTGGGTTCCGCCAAGAGCAACAAACCTCCCGGCCTCACGACGCGCAGCATCTCTCGGAGCACTGCCTTTGGCTCCGGCACGTGAATGAGCAACGTCTGGCAAGTGACGAAATCGAACACGTCGTCGTGGAACGGGATCTTCTCGGCCGCGCCCAGGCGGTAGCTGGTGCGCTCGGCTGCGCCGCTCGCGGCGGCGCGCGCGCTCGCTTCCTTCACCCAGCGCGGCTCGCGATCGATGCCAAACAGGCGCGCCTCGGCGGGCAGGTGCGGGAGCAGCACTCCGCTCCAGTGGCCAACACCCGAGCCGACATCGAGCACCGTGCGCACGGTGTCGAGGCGCAGGCGCTTGGCCATCAGCGCGACGTAGTCGGCGTTCCACCAGAAATCTCGCTGCTCACCGAAGAACTCGGCGGAGTGCGGCTTGGCGGTGGGATCGGTCGTGGACATTCGAGCTTCGAGCGCCTGAAGACGGGCGCGGAAACATCGGCGTGTTGTCCGCTGCACGCAAGCGCACGACCGAGGAAAGGCCCGAGAGCGTCGCAGAGAACGGAAAAAATACTGGGCGGGCCGCGCGAAGTCGAGTCGCGGTTCAAGCTCGAGCGGCGGCCCGGGCGAAGTCGAGGCCCGCGACGATCCCGAGCAGCCGGTTGTTCTCCATCACGAGAAGGTGCCGGGCACGGGTCGCCGCGGCTTGCGCTGCAGCATGATGCAGCGCGGTCCGCGCGTTGACCGTGATGAAGCGCGCGCTCATGACACCCTCCACGGGCGCGTCGCCCGCGTGTGCGCTGCTCTCGAGCGCTTCACGCTGGGTGAAGACACCGACCGGGACCTCGTCGGGACCCGAGACGACCACCAGCCCGGTGACCCCTGCCGCGCGCAAGCTCAGGCTGGCCTCCGCTAGCGGCGTCGCCACGTCCAGCGTCCCCACCGGCGAGGTCATCAGCTCGGCCACATGCGCCTTGGCCCTCGACTCGACCAGCGCGCGCATCACCTCCAACGTTCCCACCACCCCGAAAACGTTGCGCGCCTTGCGCACAAAAAGTCGATGCACGCGCTGCTCCACCATTCCCCTTGCAGCGGTGCGCACGCTCTCCGCCGGGTCGACACAAAATGCCGGCCCGTGCATCAACGCGCGAACTTCTTGCGCCGACAACACCAGCGCGTACGCCCCG includes these proteins:
- a CDS encoding autotransporter domain-containing protein — protein: MRTTWSIALVVLSLSGTAGAHGATVYEVYIHDGFYARLGAGPGYVLGKSEPDQGTGKQDIGGFALSTELAFGGTISPGLVIGGGSYSMVVPGPTYSSDAGPDVDVGTHHVSGFGPFVDYYVDPRRGLHFQAALLLSGVYIQKKDQQESASGFGFGAMAGAGYELWVGHEWSIGPLLRVTLYNNAIEGSDSGGKATLRLFVPSLLFGATYH
- a CDS encoding radical SAM protein codes for the protein MHFSTLLPAVGRRATTWVSSAATTLWPAIEAYNAWAKGAPKQPAWAPAPLIRGNDRSFPELGFPRRTDSLCPTCVKEVRAAVLAGQKPIDVLHQHPGEIPADIVVRHGRVLMLKECPKHGAFEEVLSVDVQFLSRIEGLFPGRDFLAPKSSLRDHGSSSIKYGRGSVLTVDLTNRCNMMCEPCFMDANQVGYVHELELADVKRILDDALSVKPRRQMSVQFSGGEPTLHPAFLDSVRYARDVGYFCVQCATNGIRFAQEPEFCRQAKANGLRLAYLQFDGIGNEQNAHRKIGNLYDVKLRAIENLAAAGIDVVLVVTIVGGVNDQEVGRIVKFAIDNADKVTVVSFQPVSFTGRDEDVDDETRKKQRYTLSHLAHGLRAQLGITEPLRDWFPLSAMNPFSDILDQMLGADAEFGSLKCGCHPDCGIGTVLLVNKRTKQMVPVAELVDLPQLLRDLVVIADAGQGKKATLAEVGVALLRNFRPEKAPPGFTLSTLIRQVLSQMGARGDRVGASEGDAREFDWRFLFVAGMHFQDLFNYDFRRTEMCIIPYGTQLGEISFCAYNTGVGWRQVVEKMYRTASVAEWSRKHGKHPVYAKNQHLPLSTEPLSIVLDKQASPDGRTHLRLVESAT
- a CDS encoding methyltransferase domain-containing protein, with amino-acid sequence MSTTDPTAKPHSAEFFGEQRDFWWNADYVALMAKRLRLDTVRTVLDVGSGVGHWSGVLLPHLPAEARLFGIDREPRWVKEASARAAASGAAERTSYRLGAAEKIPFHDDVFDFVTCQTLLIHVPEPKAVLREMLRVVRPGGLLLLAEPNNMANTLVLGSTHFSAPIEQLLDLVRLYLTATRGKEKLGEGNDSIGELIPGYAAELGLTEIEVHMNDRPSPLFPPYAGRAQEVLRNQILDWEARDFWCWGREETRRFFLAGGGSELEFERLWQIGLDGFREVAAAIRAGKEHQAGGTMGYLISGRKPG
- a CDS encoding CBS domain-containing protein → MLDRPVSHYMRTPVFSVAAETDLETVRHRLATHNVSCLGVFDGAEPLAGVISRTDLLKAGRFERSETGAYALVLSAQEVRALMHGPAFCVDPAESVRTAARGMVEQRVHRLFVRKARNVFGVVGTLEVMRALVESRAKAHVAELMTSPVGTLDVATPLAEASLSLRAAGVTGLVVVSGPDEVPVGVFTQREALESSAHAGDAPVEGVMSARFITVNARTALHHAAAQAAATRARHLLVMENNRLLGIVAGLDFARAAARA